The proteins below are encoded in one region of Syntrophotalea carbinolica DSM 2380:
- the glp gene encoding molybdopterin molybdotransferase MoeA: MPSFLEARNLILANVPLLGQERVLISDAVGRILAEDVTATWDMPRWTNSAMDGYAVRSQDCQKPTRLEVIDFIPAGGGSDKTVEPGTAIKIMTGAPLPAGADAIVPVEETAEEGHLVHVQKTVKAHAHVRVKGEDVKQGECVVPRGTLLRPAEIGMLASYGKVFVPVYRKPRVAILSTGDELVELGETLSEDRIINSNSLALVASLKEIGAEPVVLGIALDNRASHIEKISEGLKADALITSAGVSTGDRDFVRSVLEELGVKPVFWKVDIKPGRPTTFAMREGTPVFSLPGNPVSTMVTFEELVKPALLKMMGHTKVIKQEIEAVLESDLTKKRLGVLNFQRVNIRLQDGCYFASCSGDQNTGILKTMVRADALALLPEDKDVFKVGEKVKVHLLSSQVGMSEM; encoded by the coding sequence ATGCCGAGCTTTTTGGAAGCCCGAAATCTGATACTTGCAAATGTTCCTCTACTGGGTCAGGAACGCGTTCTTATTAGCGATGCCGTCGGCCGCATTCTGGCCGAAGATGTAACCGCGACCTGGGATATGCCGCGTTGGACCAATTCCGCTATGGACGGTTATGCTGTCCGCAGCCAGGATTGCCAAAAGCCGACACGCCTCGAAGTTATCGATTTTATTCCCGCGGGTGGCGGTTCCGACAAGACGGTCGAACCGGGTACTGCCATCAAAATCATGACCGGGGCTCCTCTGCCGGCAGGGGCCGATGCCATCGTGCCTGTCGAGGAAACGGCCGAGGAGGGGCATCTTGTACATGTTCAAAAGACGGTCAAAGCCCATGCCCATGTTCGTGTCAAAGGCGAAGACGTGAAGCAGGGCGAATGTGTGGTGCCGCGAGGGACGCTGCTTCGACCTGCGGAAATCGGCATGTTGGCATCGTACGGCAAGGTGTTTGTGCCGGTTTACCGTAAACCTCGTGTCGCTATTCTATCTACGGGGGACGAACTTGTAGAGCTGGGCGAGACCCTCAGCGAAGATCGCATCATCAACAGCAACTCGCTGGCTCTGGTCGCATCCCTGAAAGAAATCGGCGCCGAACCGGTCGTCCTTGGCATTGCACTTGACAATCGGGCCAGCCATATAGAAAAAATCAGCGAAGGACTCAAAGCCGATGCGTTGATAACCTCCGCCGGCGTATCCACCGGCGACCGGGATTTTGTTCGTTCGGTGTTGGAGGAGCTTGGGGTCAAACCTGTTTTCTGGAAAGTCGATATCAAGCCGGGGCGGCCGACGACCTTTGCCATGAGGGAAGGAACTCCCGTCTTTTCGCTGCCCGGCAATCCCGTCTCGACCATGGTTACCTTCGAGGAGCTGGTGAAGCCGGCGTTGCTGAAAATGATGGGGCATACCAAGGTGATCAAGCAGGAAATCGAAGCGGTTCTGGAGAGCGATCTGACCAAAAAACGCCTCGGGGTTCTCAATTTTCAGAGAGTCAATATCCGTCTTCAGGACGGATGCTATTTCGCCAGTTGCTCCGGTGACCAGAATACCGGCATCTTAAAGACCATGGTGCGCGCCGATGCTCTGGCCCTGCTGCCGGAAGACAAGGATGTATTCAAGGTCGGTGAAAAAGTCAAAGTTCATCTGCTGAGTTCGCAGGTTGGCATGTCGGAGATGTGA
- a CDS encoding iron-containing alcohol dehydrogenase has product MSIRKFVTPEIIFGQGALSQIGESAARSGASKVFVVTDQGLIDAGWVDKALYYLRNAGLQYEIFSSITSNPKDLEVTEGVAHYLRSGCDALVAVGGGSPADTAKAIATLATNGGELQDYEGVNKIRHPLPPMVIVPSTAGTGSEVSQFAIIVDHQRRLKMSIISKSLIPDIAIIDPDLLNTKSARLAAATGMDALSHAIESYVSLAATPLTDIHALNAIRLIFANLKQSVFDRQDAVANNNMAMASLNAGIAFSNAILGAGHAMTHQIDGLLDTHHGETNATLLPHIMQFNLPVCRDKFNAIARQIDEAASQAGPKQDLAEKAIEAVSTLTKEIGLHNRLASVGLKKENIKTLSQNALNDACLVTNPRDATAEDIEKLFLKAY; this is encoded by the coding sequence GTGAGCATTCGCAAGTTTGTTACACCGGAAATTATTTTCGGGCAGGGCGCGCTCAGCCAGATCGGCGAAAGTGCTGCACGCAGCGGTGCCTCCAAGGTCTTCGTCGTCACGGATCAGGGGCTTATCGACGCCGGGTGGGTAGATAAAGCGCTTTATTATCTGCGCAATGCCGGGTTGCAGTATGAAATCTTTTCATCCATAACCTCCAACCCCAAGGACTTGGAAGTCACCGAAGGCGTTGCCCATTATCTGCGTTCGGGATGCGATGCCCTGGTTGCGGTGGGAGGGGGCAGTCCGGCCGATACCGCCAAAGCCATCGCCACCCTGGCGACCAACGGCGGCGAATTGCAGGATTACGAGGGGGTGAATAAAATCCGGCATCCACTGCCGCCGATGGTCATTGTTCCCAGTACTGCCGGTACCGGATCCGAAGTCAGCCAGTTCGCCATCATCGTCGATCATCAACGACGTCTCAAGATGTCGATTATCTCCAAGTCACTGATTCCGGATATCGCCATTATCGATCCGGATTTGCTCAACACCAAATCCGCCCGGCTTGCTGCCGCAACGGGCATGGACGCCCTGTCCCATGCCATCGAGTCGTATGTTTCGCTGGCGGCTACGCCGCTGACGGACATTCATGCTCTGAACGCCATCCGGTTGATTTTTGCAAATCTTAAACAATCGGTTTTCGATCGACAGGATGCCGTGGCCAATAACAATATGGCCATGGCCAGTCTCAACGCCGGGATCGCCTTTTCCAATGCCATCCTGGGTGCGGGACATGCCATGACCCACCAGATCGACGGGTTGTTGGATACCCATCATGGGGAAACCAATGCCACCTTGTTACCCCATATCATGCAGTTCAATCTTCCCGTTTGCCGGGATAAATTCAATGCAATCGCGCGGCAGATCGATGAAGCCGCCAGTCAGGCAGGTCCGAAGCAAGACCTCGCCGAGAAAGCTATCGAAGCCGTCAGCACTCTTACCAAAGAGATCGGTCTGCATAACCGCCTTGCTTCGGTCGGGCTCAAGAAGGAAAATATCAAAACCCTGAGTCAGAATGCGCTCAACGATGCCTGTCTGGTGACCAACCCCCGCGACGCCACCGCCGAGGATATTGAAAAGCTTTTTCTTAAAGCCTATTAG
- a CDS encoding GAF domain-containing sensor histidine kinase gives MLDKKTLIENLTGVNSSKLNYYVELKKRNAEILKQNSRLEILHQLSRDINLEMSTEDMIERAYRQLHRALPCDFLALAMLREGALTMRAVMPSKPPRSASIPGDSFVWDVVRSGQACVHEPVNTADAFFQEYPELACDLQSMAIAPLYKRAAVHGLLLVGSAQGQAYAREELGFLQHLADHLTISIQNSRLYKEVSRAQQGWESTFKAVTDPILLLDPDYNILLDNGRQMPEMTCEQGAYQGMKCYRRLYGRDIPCEECPMESLKKDPKPVFKRLETDSGQVLDLFYYPVLDENRQLTAITHIIKDVTQKTNMEARLMHSARLAAIGEMAAGVAHELNSPMTVIIGTAQLIHREFEAQPEVREPLEDIVNCGLRCKRIIQNLLTFSRQDHLPMAETDLNEEVERVLHLIYYQIDRNQITIVKNLDPNLPLTKANGRQIQQVLTNLLINARDALGGVDREKTIEVRSYAEDNGDGQWIIISVKDNGIGIPAKNLQRVFTPFYTSKEETKGTGLGLSVSLGIAEAHGGSLEVESTWGEGSCFTLRLPIRKGPAYDLNF, from the coding sequence ATGCTTGATAAAAAGACGCTTATTGAGAACCTCACGGGGGTCAACTCTTCCAAGCTGAACTATTACGTTGAGCTCAAAAAGCGTAATGCCGAAATTCTCAAGCAAAACAGCCGCCTGGAGATCCTGCATCAGCTTTCCAGAGACATCAATCTGGAAATGTCCACGGAGGATATGATCGAGCGGGCATACCGGCAACTGCACCGGGCTTTGCCGTGCGATTTTCTGGCCCTTGCCATGTTGCGCGAAGGCGCCCTGACCATGCGCGCCGTAATGCCCAGCAAGCCTCCTCGGTCGGCAAGCATACCGGGCGATTCGTTTGTCTGGGATGTCGTCAGATCCGGCCAGGCCTGTGTGCATGAGCCGGTCAACACCGCGGATGCCTTCTTTCAGGAATATCCCGAACTGGCCTGCGACCTGCAGTCCATGGCCATCGCCCCCTTGTACAAGCGGGCAGCCGTCCATGGCCTGTTGCTGGTAGGGAGCGCCCAGGGCCAGGCGTATGCCAGGGAAGAACTCGGCTTTCTCCAGCACCTGGCCGATCATCTGACCATCAGCATTCAGAATTCCCGCCTCTACAAGGAGGTTTCCAGGGCCCAGCAAGGTTGGGAATCCACATTCAAGGCCGTTACCGATCCCATTTTGCTGCTCGATCCGGATTACAATATTCTGCTCGACAACGGCCGGCAGATGCCGGAAATGACCTGCGAGCAGGGCGCCTACCAGGGCATGAAATGTTACCGGCGTCTTTACGGTCGCGACATCCCCTGTGAGGAATGCCCCATGGAAAGCCTCAAAAAGGATCCGAAACCGGTATTCAAGAGGCTCGAAACGGACTCGGGGCAGGTGCTGGACCTTTTCTATTACCCGGTGCTGGACGAAAATCGCCAGTTGACCGCCATTACTCATATCATTAAAGATGTAACGCAGAAGACCAATATGGAAGCCAGGCTTATGCATTCGGCTCGATTGGCGGCCATTGGTGAAATGGCTGCCGGCGTGGCGCATGAGCTGAACAGCCCCATGACGGTCATCATCGGTACGGCACAGCTGATTCATCGCGAGTTCGAAGCGCAGCCCGAGGTTCGCGAACCGCTCGAAGATATCGTCAACTGCGGTCTGCGCTGCAAACGCATTATCCAGAATCTGTTGACCTTCTCCCGCCAGGACCACCTGCCCATGGCAGAGACCGATCTTAACGAAGAGGTTGAGCGGGTTCTGCATCTGATTTATTATCAGATCGATCGTAACCAGATTACCATTGTCAAGAACCTCGACCCCAATTTGCCGTTGACCAAGGCGAACGGCCGCCAGATTCAGCAGGTTCTGACCAATCTGCTGATTAACGCCAGGGACGCCCTGGGGGGTGTTGACCGGGAAAAGACCATTGAGGTACGTTCCTATGCGGAGGATAATGGCGATGGACAGTGGATCATTATTTCTGTAAAAGATAACGGCATAGGTATTCCGGCCAAAAATCTTCAGCGTGTTTTTACCCCTTTTTATACCAGTAAAGAGGAAACCAAGGGCACCGGACTGGGGCTTTCCGTCAGTCTCGGCATTGCCGAAGCCCATGGGGGCTCTCTGGAGGTGGAAAGTACCTGGGGAGAAGGCAGTTGTTTCACGTTGCGGTTGCCGATCAGAAAAGGCCCCGCATACGACCTCAATTTTTAA
- a CDS encoding sigma-54-dependent transcriptional regulator: protein MSKVNILIIDDEESVCTFFRRLLQRKGYRTVTAVNEEEALKALDYGTFNVAMVDLKLPDTDGLTLLKHIKSRQPACEVIIMTGFSTIKTAVQAMQLGAYEYLEKPFEDIKLIERLIEKASAVSFQGGKEEDEEWSELAKSMGFLVGDSPDMRRLVSLAYKIAPKDISVLIQGETGTGKEVLARFIHTASARTEQMFIPINCGALSDNLLESELFGHERGSFTGAGNMRRGIFEMANKGSLFLDEIGEASLAIQVKLLRVLETGEFMRLGGEKQIHCDVRVISASNVDLEDAMLRREFREDLFYRLNVVKLVIPPLRSRAQDIPMLAKYFVKQFNPTLTLSDEILDLLCQYDWPGNIRELSNTLRQAVALCDDKVILPEHFSGKLTASKPRPISNGQAAVASPAFAEAEPASSAPSLESFWEHYGTPEALSQLSDGELTQLLNSLRGLEANLYAVMRKKGLSSAGSEALRDSEAASIKRTLLQHRWNITEAARALGIARNTLHRKIKKYGLQNQ from the coding sequence TTGTCGAAGGTAAACATCCTGATCATCGATGACGAGGAATCTGTCTGTACATTTTTCCGGCGGTTGCTGCAAAGGAAAGGGTACCGGACCGTTACCGCCGTCAATGAAGAGGAGGCCTTAAAAGCGCTCGACTACGGCACGTTCAATGTGGCGATGGTCGATCTCAAGTTGCCCGACACCGATGGCTTAACCCTGTTGAAGCACATCAAGAGCCGTCAACCGGCCTGCGAAGTCATTATCATGACCGGTTTCAGTACCATCAAGACGGCGGTGCAGGCCATGCAGCTGGGAGCATACGAATACCTCGAAAAACCCTTTGAGGATATCAAGCTTATTGAACGGCTTATCGAAAAAGCTTCTGCCGTGAGTTTTCAGGGAGGCAAGGAAGAAGACGAAGAGTGGAGCGAACTGGCCAAATCCATGGGTTTTCTGGTCGGCGACAGTCCGGATATGCGTCGCCTGGTTTCTCTGGCCTACAAAATCGCTCCCAAAGATATCAGCGTCCTTATCCAGGGTGAAACCGGCACCGGCAAGGAAGTGCTGGCGCGCTTTATCCATACCGCCTCGGCCCGCACGGAGCAGATGTTCATCCCCATAAACTGCGGTGCCCTGTCCGATAACCTGCTCGAAAGCGAATTGTTCGGTCACGAGCGCGGTTCCTTTACCGGAGCGGGCAACATGCGCCGGGGTATTTTTGAAATGGCCAACAAGGGTTCCCTGTTCCTGGATGAGATCGGTGAGGCCAGCCTGGCCATTCAGGTTAAATTGTTGCGCGTACTGGAAACCGGGGAGTTCATGCGCCTCGGCGGAGAGAAACAGATTCATTGCGACGTGCGTGTCATCTCCGCCTCCAACGTCGATCTGGAAGATGCCATGTTGCGGCGGGAATTCCGCGAAGACCTCTTTTATCGGCTGAATGTCGTCAAACTGGTCATTCCGCCGCTGCGCTCGCGGGCACAGGACATTCCGATGCTGGCCAAGTATTTTGTCAAACAGTTCAATCCGACCCTGACGCTGTCGGACGAAATCCTCGATCTGCTGTGCCAGTACGACTGGCCGGGCAATATCCGGGAATTGTCCAATACCCTGCGGCAGGCGGTGGCCCTGTGCGACGACAAGGTTATCCTGCCGGAACATTTCTCCGGTAAATTGACCGCCAGCAAACCCCGCCCGATCAGCAACGGACAGGCCGCCGTGGCTTCGCCGGCGTTCGCCGAAGCAGAGCCTGCCAGCTCTGCGCCGTCCCTGGAAAGTTTCTGGGAGCATTACGGTACCCCGGAAGCCCTGTCGCAGCTTTCCGACGGCGAACTGACTCAGCTGTTGAATTCCCTGCGCGGTCTGGAAGCGAACCTCTATGCGGTGATGCGCAAAAAAGGGCTGTCCTCGGCCGGTAGCGAAGCGTTGCGGGATTCGGAGGCCGCCTCCATCAAGCGTACCCTGTTGCAGCATCGTTGGAACATTACCGAGGCGGCGCGCGCCTTGGGGATTGCCCGCAACACTCTGCATCGCAAAATCAAGAAATACGGTCTGCAGAATCAATAA
- the rsxE gene encoding electron transport complex subunit RsxE: MKLWAIFSSGLWRNNAIFKLVLGMCPTLAVTTSAMNGLGMGLATTSVLLCSNMAVSALRTLIPAKVRIPAFIVIIATFVTVVQLLMEAYAFELYQALGIFIPLIVVNCLILGRAEAFASRQPLWASAADGAGMGLGFTLALVMLGGVRELLGAGSLFGLQMTGAGFHPMLLMILPPGAFLALGFLLAAINGWKNRKRSISER, encoded by the coding sequence ATGAAACTCTGGGCCATTTTCAGCAGCGGACTGTGGCGTAACAACGCCATCTTTAAACTGGTGCTCGGCATGTGTCCGACCCTGGCGGTAACCACCAGCGCCATGAATGGGCTGGGTATGGGGCTGGCCACCACCAGCGTTCTGCTTTGCTCCAATATGGCCGTATCGGCCCTGCGCACCTTGATTCCCGCCAAAGTACGCATTCCGGCCTTCATCGTGATCATTGCGACCTTCGTCACGGTGGTGCAGCTGCTGATGGAGGCCTATGCCTTCGAGCTGTATCAGGCACTGGGCATTTTTATCCCGCTGATTGTCGTTAACTGCCTGATTCTGGGCCGCGCCGAAGCCTTTGCTTCCCGCCAGCCGCTGTGGGCCTCGGCCGCCGACGGTGCCGGCATGGGGCTCGGATTCACCCTCGCGCTGGTCATGCTCGGCGGGGTCCGGGAGCTGTTGGGCGCCGGCAGCCTGTTTGGCCTGCAGATGACCGGGGCCGGTTTTCACCCCATGTTGCTGATGATCCTGCCACCCGGTGCCTTTCTGGCCCTGGGATTTCTGCTGGCGGCGATCAACGGCTGGAAAAATCGCAAGCGCTCGATCTCCGAACGTTGA
- a CDS encoding RnfABCDGE type electron transport complex subunit G translates to MSEGVRFMLVLTLITALSGLLLGVTERCTRQPIIEQHARQQRTALGAVLPAVDNTPDKDTVTLPAEPADHDASQPTIYYRGRRQGRIVGIAFKVVAQKGYGGPISMMVGVAPDGTLLGLEILHQTETPGLGNRIEEPAFRQRFLGKGLTGYRWRVRKDGGDFDQISGATISSRAVVAGLAEGLQKYRSQAALILADTGAQP, encoded by the coding sequence ATGAGCGAAGGGGTACGTTTCATGCTGGTATTGACGCTGATCACCGCCCTTTCCGGGTTGCTGCTGGGGGTAACCGAACGCTGTACGCGCCAGCCCATTATCGAGCAGCATGCCCGGCAACAGAGGACGGCTTTGGGCGCGGTGCTGCCGGCGGTGGACAACACGCCGGACAAGGATACCGTCACCCTCCCGGCGGAGCCGGCAGACCATGACGCCTCGCAGCCTACGATCTACTACCGCGGGCGTCGCCAGGGCCGTATCGTAGGCATAGCGTTTAAGGTCGTGGCGCAAAAAGGTTACGGAGGCCCCATCAGCATGATGGTCGGCGTAGCTCCCGACGGCACCCTGCTCGGCCTGGAGATCCTGCACCAGACCGAGACGCCCGGTCTCGGCAACCGCATCGAGGAGCCGGCCTTCCGGCAACGTTTCCTCGGCAAGGGGCTGACCGGCTATCGTTGGCGGGTCCGCAAGGACGGTGGCGATTTCGATCAGATCAGCGGAGCCACCATCTCCTCGCGCGCGGTTGTCGCCGGTCTTGCCGAGGGCCTGCAGAAGTATCGCAGCCAGGCAGCTCTGATCCTGGCCGATACCGGAGCACAGCCATGA
- a CDS encoding RnfABCDGE type electron transport complex subunit D, producing MQHSKPLLSVSCSPHLHCGMTTRGMMGAVILALLPAAVVAVYLFGLAAVAVMTICVASAVAVEALWQKAVGSPVTVSDGSAVLTGLLVAFNLPPSSPWWLALLGSVIAIVIGKQVFGGLGHNPFNPALVARIVLLVSFPTVMTHWSGPQPGRFLADAVTAATPLSETKSAVMLSGHLPPNATGFALDYLLGNMAGCLGEVSALALLIGALFLLWRRVISWHIPVSYIGTVATVSGMFWLVDPSRYPHPVFHLLSGGLMLGAFYMATDLVTSPLTGRSMLLYGCGCGLFTVLIRLFGSYPEGVAFSILLMNTVTPLLDRYLVPRPFGMGSSRGIL from the coding sequence ATGCAGCATTCCAAGCCACTGCTGAGCGTATCCTGTTCCCCGCACCTGCACTGCGGCATGACCACCCGCGGCATGATGGGCGCCGTGATACTGGCCCTGCTGCCGGCGGCGGTTGTCGCCGTCTACCTGTTCGGGCTGGCCGCTGTAGCCGTCATGACGATCTGTGTTGCCTCCGCCGTGGCCGTGGAAGCACTGTGGCAGAAAGCCGTCGGCAGTCCGGTCACCGTTAGCGATGGCAGCGCCGTACTGACCGGCTTGCTGGTGGCCTTCAATCTGCCGCCGTCGAGCCCCTGGTGGCTGGCTCTGCTCGGTTCGGTTATCGCCATCGTGATCGGCAAGCAGGTCTTTGGCGGGCTGGGGCATAATCCGTTCAATCCGGCACTGGTGGCCCGTATCGTGCTGCTGGTGTCTTTTCCCACGGTCATGACCCATTGGTCGGGGCCGCAACCCGGGCGGTTTTTGGCCGATGCGGTAACGGCAGCGACACCCTTGAGCGAAACCAAAAGCGCCGTGATGCTCAGCGGCCATCTGCCGCCGAATGCGACCGGTTTTGCTCTTGATTATCTGCTCGGCAACATGGCCGGCTGCCTGGGCGAGGTCTCGGCCCTGGCGCTGTTAATCGGCGCTCTGTTCCTGCTCTGGCGACGGGTCATCAGCTGGCATATTCCGGTCAGTTACATCGGCACGGTGGCGACAGTCTCCGGCATGTTCTGGCTTGTCGATCCGAGCCGCTACCCCCATCCGGTTTTTCACCTGCTGTCCGGCGGCCTGATGCTGGGGGCTTTTTATATGGCCACCGACCTGGTCACCTCGCCGTTGACAGGGCGCAGCATGCTGCTGTACGGCTGCGGTTGCGGACTGTTTACCGTGCTTATCCGCCTGTTTGGCAGTTATCCCGAGGGGGTGGCGTTTTCCATCCTGCTCATGAATACGGTCACCCCGCTGCTGGACCGCTATCTGGTACCGCGCCCCTTCGGTATGGGCAGTTCGCGAGGCATCCTATGA
- the rsxC gene encoding electron transport complex subunit RsxC, translated as MTRRGFPGGTHPPSHKSATADTPSATCPLPPELVIPLAQHVGAPATPCVGAGQHVLRGQTIGRAHGFVSVPVHASTSGLVTAVEPRPHPCGTDLPAVVLKPDGDDVWAEEVQKQSFHVLTVAAMLDRIREAGVVGMGGAAFPSHVKLDPPRDKTIDTVIVNAVECEPWLTADRRTLLERMEKVLTGIEVLQKITDADHVWIGMEDNQPDAAALLAPHCRQRGIGLAVLPAKYPQGAERQLIYAVTGRRVPARGLPMDVGVLVQNVGTVAALTDAVTRQRPLIERMVTVSGPGVVHPQNLRVRIGTPIAHLLEHCGLRGEPAKVLLGGPMMGTAQHTLAVPVLRGTSGVLAFRRQDQTTAAIGSCVRCGRCVAACPMHLMPTFIADYARRDELALAERFAARNCIECGSCSFVCPAGIPLVQSIRYAKGAILARRRSM; from the coding sequence ATGACCCGGCGGGGTTTTCCCGGCGGCACCCATCCGCCCTCACATAAATCAGCGACGGCAGATACCCCCAGCGCAACCTGCCCCTTACCGCCTGAGCTGGTCATCCCCCTGGCCCAGCATGTCGGTGCGCCCGCCACCCCTTGTGTCGGCGCCGGCCAGCACGTACTACGGGGGCAGACCATAGGCCGTGCCCACGGGTTCGTCTCGGTACCGGTGCATGCCTCGACCTCCGGTCTGGTTACGGCGGTGGAGCCGCGCCCCCACCCTTGCGGCACCGACCTGCCGGCGGTGGTTCTAAAACCTGACGGCGACGATGTATGGGCCGAAGAGGTACAAAAACAGAGTTTCCACGTACTGACCGTTGCCGCAATGCTCGATCGCATTCGCGAAGCGGGGGTGGTGGGTATGGGCGGCGCTGCGTTTCCGAGCCATGTCAAACTCGATCCGCCGCGGGATAAAACCATCGATACGGTGATCGTCAACGCGGTGGAATGCGAACCCTGGCTGACGGCCGACCGGCGCACGCTGCTGGAACGGATGGAAAAAGTTCTGACCGGGATTGAGGTTTTGCAGAAAATCACCGACGCCGACCATGTCTGGATCGGGATGGAGGACAACCAGCCCGATGCCGCCGCACTGCTGGCTCCCCACTGCCGACAGCGCGGTATCGGCCTGGCAGTGCTGCCCGCCAAATATCCCCAGGGGGCGGAACGCCAACTGATCTACGCGGTAACGGGACGCCGGGTGCCGGCTCGCGGGCTGCCCATGGATGTGGGAGTGCTGGTACAGAATGTCGGCACCGTGGCGGCTCTGACCGATGCGGTAACACGCCAACGCCCGCTTATCGAACGCATGGTAACCGTCAGCGGCCCCGGCGTGGTCCATCCGCAAAACCTGCGGGTGCGTATCGGTACGCCGATCGCTCATCTGCTTGAGCATTGCGGACTGCGCGGGGAGCCGGCCAAGGTGCTGCTCGGCGGCCCGATGATGGGGACCGCCCAACATACGCTCGCGGTCCCCGTGCTGCGCGGCACCAGCGGCGTGCTGGCCTTTCGCCGCCAGGACCAGACAACCGCCGCCATCGGTTCGTGTGTGCGCTGCGGCCGATGTGTCGCCGCCTGTCCCATGCACCTGATGCCGACTTTTATCGCCGATTATGCCCGTCGAGACGAACTGGCGCTGGCGGAACGCTTCGCGGCACGCAACTGCATCGAATGTGGCAGCTGTTCTTTTGTCTGTCCGGCCGGGATACCACTGGTGCAGTCGATTCGTTATGCCAAAGGCGCCATCCTGGCCCGACGCAGGAGCATGTAA
- a CDS encoding RnfABCDGE type electron transport complex subunit B, translated as MFAAIISLGSLGCIAALLLAMAARRFAVTVDPRQVALLEVLAGANCGACGYPGCDAYARALLAGNAKPDLCRPGGAETLARIAAILGIEATPRQPQIAVVRCRGNRQMARAKYDYQGLQDCRAAQKLAFGPKLCPSGCLGLGSCVQHCPFGALSINSVGLAVVNRDRCTGCGLCVSICPRQVLTLAPAVAQTHVLCNSHDTAAKVKKYCDAGCLGCRLCVKAAPDSFIMDDALAVVRYGHEDPATMASAIDRCPHHCIETFAAGGETVAPAPATTKGTGS; from the coding sequence ATGTTTGCTGCAATCATCAGTCTTGGAAGCCTTGGGTGTATCGCGGCGCTGTTGTTGGCCATGGCCGCCCGGCGCTTCGCCGTCACCGTCGACCCCCGGCAGGTTGCGCTGCTGGAGGTGCTGGCAGGTGCCAATTGCGGCGCCTGCGGTTATCCCGGGTGCGACGCCTATGCGCGCGCGTTGCTGGCCGGCAATGCCAAGCCGGACCTGTGCCGCCCCGGCGGGGCCGAAACCCTGGCGCGCATTGCCGCCATCCTCGGTATCGAGGCAACGCCCCGCCAACCGCAGATCGCCGTGGTTCGCTGCCGCGGCAATCGACAGATGGCCCGCGCCAAATACGACTATCAGGGCCTGCAGGATTGCCGCGCCGCCCAGAAACTGGCTTTTGGACCCAAACTTTGTCCGTCGGGCTGCCTGGGATTGGGCAGTTGCGTGCAACATTGCCCGTTTGGCGCGTTGAGCATCAACAGCGTGGGCCTGGCGGTGGTGAATCGTGATCGCTGCACCGGCTGCGGCCTGTGCGTTTCGATCTGTCCGCGACAGGTCCTGACCCTGGCTCCCGCCGTTGCGCAGACCCATGTTCTGTGCAACAGCCACGATACCGCTGCCAAGGTAAAGAAATACTGCGATGCCGGCTGTCTCGGCTGCCGCCTTTGCGTCAAAGCCGCCCCGGACAGCTTTATTATGGACGATGCCCTGGCGGTGGTACGCTACGGACACGAAGATCCGGCAACCATGGCCAGTGCCATCGACCGCTGCCCGCATCACTGCATCGAAACCTTCGCAGCTGGCGGCGAGACGGTTGCCCCGGCACCTGCCACCACGAAAGGAACGGGATCATGA
- the rsxA gene encoding electron transport complex subunit RsxA: MKNLLLILIGAVLVNNFVLARFLGLCPFLGVSRKVETALGMGMAVTFVMVVASGCTWVLQYLVLTPYHLDYLQTIAFILVIATLVQMVEMIVRKSSPVLYQSLGIFLPLITTNCAVLGLAVLNIQQGYSFVQSLVFAFGGAVGFTLALVLFAGLRERLRLCPVPAAFRGTPIELITAGLLALAFMGFAGLVPG; the protein is encoded by the coding sequence ATGAAAAATCTGCTGTTAATCTTGATCGGAGCGGTACTTGTCAACAATTTTGTGTTGGCGCGATTCCTCGGATTATGCCCGTTTCTCGGCGTCTCCAGAAAAGTGGAAACAGCCCTTGGCATGGGTATGGCCGTCACCTTCGTGATGGTGGTGGCCAGCGGCTGCACCTGGGTGTTGCAATATCTGGTACTGACGCCCTACCATCTCGATTATCTGCAGACCATCGCTTTTATTCTGGTCATTGCCACGCTGGTGCAGATGGTGGAAATGATCGTACGCAAATCCTCGCCGGTGCTGTACCAGTCCCTGGGTATTTTCCTGCCCCTGATTACCACCAATTGCGCCGTCCTCGGTTTGGCGGTGCTCAACATCCAGCAGGGTTACAGTTTTGTGCAGAGTCTGGTGTTCGCTTTTGGCGGCGCAGTCGGTTTTACGCTGGCCCTGGTTTTGTTTGCCGGATTACGCGAACGTCTGCGCCTGTGTCCGGTGCCGGCGGCTTTTCGCGGCACACCTATCGAACTGATCACTGCCGGGCTGCTGGCACTGGCATTCATGGGTTTTGCCGGCCTGGTGCCGGGTTGA